GGGAGAAAAATGTGTCGGGGTGAAAATACATCCGGATGCACAAAAATATGATATTGGACAATGGGGAGATGAGATTTTTTCGTTTTGCAGCAATCAGAAAGCGGTATTGCTGTCCCATAGCGGAGAAATGCTGAGTATGCCGGAGCATTTTGTGACGTTTGTGAATCGTTTTCCGGATGTACAGGTAATTGTTGCTCACCTCGGATGTGGTTATGACGGTGATATTTCACATCAGGTGCGGGCAATCAGAGAAGCAGCGAAAAATAATATTTATACAGATGTATCAAGTGCCAGAAGTATTCTGAACGGGCTGATAGAGTGGGCGGTGCGTGAGGTTTCTGAAAAGAAACTGCTGTTTGGGACAGATACTCCGCTGCACCATATACCAATGATGAAAAAAAGAATAGAAACCGCGGAGCTGACGGAAAAACAGAAAGAAGCGATTTTCTGGAAAAATGCAGTACAACTGCTCCCAAAGCTGGCAGATGTGTAAGAAGAATGGAGAATAAAATGATATATGGAAACGTAGAGCAAAAAGAAACATGGCAATTTCTGGAAGAAAAGCTGACAGCATGCTTTGCTTATGTGAAAAATCATGACATGCTGCATATGCAGCCGGGAACATATGAAATAAATGGGAGACATTTTTATGTAAATGTTTCGGAGTATACAACAACTGTGCGCAGTGAACGCTTTTGGGAAGCACATCGGAAATATCTGGATGTGCATGTGATGCTGCAGGGAATAGAAACCATTGACCTTGGATTTGTCTGGAGGATGAATCCGGGAGAATACGAACCGGATAAGGATTTCCTGCCACTGGACGGGCAGGCGACGGCAACTGTGACGATGCGGGAGGGAGATTTTTTGATATGTATGCCTCAGGATGCACACATGACAGCGATTATGAATGAGCAGCCACAGAAGATAAAGAAAGCGATTTTTAAGGTACAGATATAAACAGCAGAGGGAAACAGGGAATGAAAGAAGACGGGAAAATTCCGATTCCATTTATCAGAACAAAATACGAGAGCTTTACACAGATTGAAAAATGCATTGCAGATTTTTTTACCGATGAAGAACGTCTGTCAGGATACGGGACAGAGGAACTGGCGGCAAAGAATGTGGCGGAACGCCTGTTTGTTTCGGAAGCATCTCTTTCGCGCTTTGCGAAAAAGTGCGGTTTCCGGGGGTATCGTGAAATGATTTATCAGTATGAGAAGAGCCTGAGGGATGTCAGACGAAAAAAGCATGCTGATAACAACATACAAATGGTTCTGGATTTATATCAGGAGGTTTTGAATAAAACCTATAATCTGGTAGATGAGACCCAGATTCTGCATATTGTACGTTGCATGAATACGGCAAACCGGGTGTATGTATGCGGAATGGGAAGTTCCGGACAGGCAGCCTGTGAAATGGAAAGCCGTTTTGCGCGGATTGGTGTAGACATTGATTCTATCCAGGATGCGGACAGAATGCGGATGCAGACTGTTTTCATGAATCCGGGAAAACTGGTAATCGGGCTGAGTCTGAGCGGAGAAACCGAAGAGGTACTGTATCTTTTGCGGGAATCGGGCAAGAGGAAAGCACAGACGGTACTTTTTACGGCCAATGAACGGGAACAGCTCCGGCAGTACTGTACGGAAGTGGTGCGTCTGCCTTCTTTTCGATATATGAATTTTGGAAATGTGATTTCGCCGCAGTTACCGCTACTGATATTAATTGATATTTTGTATCATTATTATGTAAATCAGGACCGGTATTTAAAAAAATCCCTTCATGGGGATACCTTAACAGCGCTCAATGAAGGCAGAAGGCTGTACAGAACAGAAAGACTGCCGGTCTGAAGGTTTTCTGACCTCCCGACCGGCAGTTTTTGTTGCCATGCATACGACGCGACCGGTGGATGCTTTTTAGTCCTGCTCGCTTCCTGTTCTTATCAGTCGAAGGTGATTGCCACCTTGAAGTCTCCGTATTTGCCGCTGGCGTATTCGAAGGCTTCCTCCCATTTCTCGATGGGGAAGGTACGCTTTATCAGACCGTCCGTTTTCAGGCTGCCGTCGGTCATGTGCTCAATGACGAAGGGATAGCAGTAGGGGCTGATGTGGGAGCCGAGTACGTTCAGCTCTTTGCCGTCGCCGATGACGGACCAGTCGACGCTGGTTTCCTGCGCGAACACACCGAACTCGACAAAGGTGCCGAGCTTGCGGACCATTGCCAGACCCTGTTTCACGCTGGAGGGATGTCCGGTTGCTTCGATGTAGATGTCGCAGCCGTAGCCGTCGGTCAGCTCCATAATCTTTGCGATCGCATCCTCTTTAGAAGGATTGATTACAATATCCGCTCCGAAATCCTTTGCTTTTTCCAGACGCTCGTCAATCATATCCACCACGACAAGCTTTGCCGGGTTTTTCATGCGCGCGTAGGTAATCATGCCAAGACCGAGGGTACCGGCTCCGGCGATAACGAGAATATCCTCGTTTGTGACGCCCGCGCGGTCCACCGCGTGCTTGGAGCAGGCATACGGCTCAATCAGCAGGGCTTTTTCCCGCGGAAGCTCCTTTGGAACCCTGGAAATGACGGCTGTCTTTGGATAGCGCACATATTCCGCCATGCCGCCGTCGTTGGTATTCTGATAGCCAAACATTTTGTGCGGCTGGCACATCCAGTATCTGCCGCTTTTGCAGAAACGGCATTCGCCGCAGGGCAGTATCTGGTCGGCGGTGATGCGGTCGCCGATTTCGAAGCCCTTCACGTTTTCGCCGATTTCCGCCACAAAACCGAGAAATTCATGTCCGGGGATGAACGGCGGCTCCACCCATGCTTTTTCAGTCTCACTTCCCCAGTATCTTCCGGCACCGTGATAGCATTTTACATCACTGACGCAGACGCCGCAGCCTTCGGTTTTAATAATGATATCGTCCGGTCCGCAAACCGGTACCGGATGCTCCGTCTCCAGACGGTAATCGCCCGGTCCATAGGCAACCAGTGCTTTCATGGTTTTAGGTAAATTACTCATAGTCTGTCTGCTCCTTTCTGAATTGTACAAAAGTCAGGTGTTGTTATGCGCGAAGGAATTTGTGTCGGAATCCGTCTGCCTATCGTCTGCCGCCAGACATATGGCAGACGGAATTCCCCTACAAATACCACAGCGCAAAGGTTTCATTATGTATGTCAGCGTGCGCCAAGCCGTATCACATTCCAGGAGGCTGCGTGAAGCAGGCTGGTCATGATGCCGTCGTCCATTTCTGACTGACTGCAGGTTTTCGGCGCGACGAGCTGTCCGCCAGCACTGTTTGTAAGGTTCATGTCGCTGCTCTCCAGCACGATATGCTCAATAAGCTTATATCCCTCAAAGCCGCGCAGATCTGTCGTCAGTTCCAGGTCATCCTTCAGATTCCGGTTGACTGCGAAGATGGTGATTTCCTCCTTTTCCTCGTTCCACACCACAACGCTTTCCATATCGGTGACATTATCATGCATTGCGGTGTCGTGCACCGGAGTTTTTACGACCGGCTTCAGCACGGTCCCGCGACCGTATTTAGAAGCATGAAGATACGGATAGAAGATGGTCTGCTTCCATGCAGGACCGCCGTTCTGGTCAGTCATAATCGGCGCGATAACATTGACAAGCTGTGCCAGACACGCCATCTTTACGCGGTCCGCATGCTTCATCAGCGTAATCAGCATCAGTCCTACCAGCAGGGCGTCCTCAAAATTATAAATATCCTCCAGCATCGGCGGCGCAACGGACCATTTCTGATTTTTGCGCAGATCCATTTCCGCTTCTTTGGAGTGATACCACACGTTCCACTCGTCAAAGCTCAGATTGATATCCTTTTTGCCGCGTTTTTTCGCCTTTACATAGTCGCAGGTCGCGATAACGGAACGGATGAAATCATCCATATCATCAGATTTTGCAAGAAAATCCTCCGTGTCGCCCGCCACGTTATCGTAATATTGATGAAGAGAGACATAGTCCACATAATCATAAGTATATTCCAGAGTGGTCGCTTCCCAGCGCGGGAAGGTGGGCATATCGCGGTTGGAGCTTCCGCAGGATACCAGCTCGATGGTGGGGTCCACAATCTTCATGGCCTTTGCGGTTTCCTCGGCGAGACGTCCATACTCGTCCATCGTCTTGTGACCGAGCTGCCAGGGACCGTCCATCTCATTTCCCAGGCACCATACCTTAATGTTGTGCGGCTCTTTTACGCCGTGGGAGATACGCATATCGCTGTATTTTGTTCCGCCGGGATGATTGCAGTATTCCAGCAGGTTGCAGGCGTCCGCGATGCCTCTTGTACCGAGGTTCACCGCCATCATCACCTCAGAACCGGCTTTTTTCGCCCAGCCGGCAAATTCATTTACGCCTACCTTATTTTCCTCCAGGCTCTCCCACGCCAGCTCCAGCCGCTTCGGGCGCTGTGCGACAGGTCCCACGCTGTCCTCCCACACAAAGCTGGAAACAAAATTGCCTCCGGGATAACGGATAATAGGAACATCCAGTTCTTTTACAAGCTCCGTGACATCCCTGCGGAAACCGGATTCGTCGGACAGGGGATTGCCCGGCTGGTAAATGCCGTCGTAAACGGCTCTGCCCAGGTGCTCGATAAAGGAACCATAGATGCGTTTGTCAATTTCGGAGACCCGGAAATCTTTGTCGATAATCATTTTTGCCTGTTTAGCCAATGTTCTGTCACTCCTTTTCTCATATTTGTTCTTGCGTTCGTTTTTTGTCTTTTCATACCGGTTTTGTGGGGGACTTTTCCGGTTTCAGATAATCTTTATAGAAACAATATCACAAGCCGGAAATTACCCGATCTGCAGGACGCCGACCATATGGGGTTTCAGATGGACGGTCATGCCGGGCGTGTACGCGCCGAGCGTCTCCCGCTGGATTGTTACTTCGGTATGTCCGATATCATTATAAGCCTCCGTGCTGTCGCCGGCAATATAATAAAGCACCGCTTCCCCGGCTCCCTCCAGCATAAGCTGCACGGACTGTTCCTCTGCCGGGTCTTTATTTACCAGCGCAACTGCCAGCCCTTCCCGGTCGGAGAAGCAGGTCACTACAAAGTCGCAGATATCTGTTTCCTGCGTCCCGCCCTGCTTGTCGCGGACAGTCATGCATGGCATATCCGCGCACCAGCCATCGAGCACCGTGTCGCCCAGATAATTTACATAGAGGTCGAATACATGGTAGGTCGTGCGCAGCACGATGCCCTCCGGATACGTGAAAATACAGCCCCTTGTGTTTACAATGGGAGCGAAGTTCGCCATCCCCACAATATCACAGTGACGGTTGCAGGCATTCAGGAAGCAGGCGGTAAACACCGCGTCCGCCATCGTATACCTGCTGTTTTCGTCGTTCTTATCGCGCGGGTACAGATAATCCTCTTTCGTGCGCCCCTGCTCGATGGTATGCACATTGGGATGGTACCAGCCGCGCAGGTTCCACTCGTCAAACGCGATGCGGATTTTTTTATCCAGCTTCATGGCGGCAAGCAGACCGCGCACCTCCCGGATAGAATGGTCTATGTTGTTTGTGTATGCGCAGACCGCTTCATAGTCTGCATAATCGTTCGTCTGATGGATAGCGTCCCAGTATTCGTGGATGGAAATCCAGTCGAGAAACTGTCCGCTGCTCTCCAGCAGATTGATGTTCCACCTTAAATCTGTAAGCGCCGCCGCTGTCAGCTCGGTGTCCGGGTCCACATGTTTTATCATTTTGGCGGCTTCGCAGACAAGATGTCCCCACTCGTCTGCTGTTTTGGCTCCGATTTCCCAGAAGCCGTAGTTTTCA
This is a stretch of genomic DNA from Marvinbryantia formatexigens DSM 14469. It encodes these proteins:
- a CDS encoding amidohydrolase family protein, which gives rise to MYKIIDVHAHFGNPDGFPQGVLEKEMYRISLKKLEEIYRLQGIQAACISPMEGIFPRNKEELLDANRCMEELSQTHDWIYQWVVVNPLMPESYYQAEKMLRGEKCVGVKIHPDAQKYDIGQWGDEIFSFCSNQKAVLLSHSGEMLSMPEHFVTFVNRFPDVQVIVAHLGCGYDGDISHQVRAIREAAKNNIYTDVSSARSILNGLIEWAVREVSEKKLLFGTDTPLHHIPMMKKRIETAELTEKQKEAIFWKNAVQLLPKLADV
- a CDS encoding YhcH/YjgK/YiaL family protein, whose amino-acid sequence is MIYGNVEQKETWQFLEEKLTACFAYVKNHDMLHMQPGTYEINGRHFYVNVSEYTTTVRSERFWEAHRKYLDVHVMLQGIETIDLGFVWRMNPGEYEPDKDFLPLDGQATATVTMREGDFLICMPQDAHMTAIMNEQPQKIKKAIFKVQI
- a CDS encoding MurR/RpiR family transcriptional regulator — translated: MKEDGKIPIPFIRTKYESFTQIEKCIADFFTDEERLSGYGTEELAAKNVAERLFVSEASLSRFAKKCGFRGYREMIYQYEKSLRDVRRKKHADNNIQMVLDLYQEVLNKTYNLVDETQILHIVRCMNTANRVYVCGMGSSGQAACEMESRFARIGVDIDSIQDADRMRMQTVFMNPGKLVIGLSLSGETEEVLYLLRESGKRKAQTVLFTANEREQLRQYCTEVVRLPSFRYMNFGNVISPQLPLLILIDILYHYYVNQDRYLKKSLHGDTLTALNEGRRLYRTERLPV
- a CDS encoding erythritol/L-threitol dehydrogenase, which translates into the protein MSNLPKTMKALVAYGPGDYRLETEHPVPVCGPDDIIIKTEGCGVCVSDVKCYHGAGRYWGSETEKAWVEPPFIPGHEFLGFVAEIGENVKGFEIGDRITADQILPCGECRFCKSGRYWMCQPHKMFGYQNTNDGGMAEYVRYPKTAVISRVPKELPREKALLIEPYACSKHAVDRAGVTNEDILVIAGAGTLGLGMITYARMKNPAKLVVVDMIDERLEKAKDFGADIVINPSKEDAIAKIMELTDGYGCDIYIEATGHPSSVKQGLAMVRKLGTFVEFGVFAQETSVDWSVIGDGKELNVLGSHISPYCYPFVIEHMTDGSLKTDGLIKRTFPIEKWEEAFEYASGKYGDFKVAITFD
- a CDS encoding alpha-N-arabinofuranosidase translates to MIIDKDFRVSEIDKRIYGSFIEHLGRAVYDGIYQPGNPLSDESGFRRDVTELVKELDVPIIRYPGGNFVSSFVWEDSVGPVAQRPKRLELAWESLEENKVGVNEFAGWAKKAGSEVMMAVNLGTRGIADACNLLEYCNHPGGTKYSDMRISHGVKEPHNIKVWCLGNEMDGPWQLGHKTMDEYGRLAEETAKAMKIVDPTIELVSCGSSNRDMPTFPRWEATTLEYTYDYVDYVSLHQYYDNVAGDTEDFLAKSDDMDDFIRSVIATCDYVKAKKRGKKDINLSFDEWNVWYHSKEAEMDLRKNQKWSVAPPMLEDIYNFEDALLVGLMLITLMKHADRVKMACLAQLVNVIAPIMTDQNGGPAWKQTIFYPYLHASKYGRGTVLKPVVKTPVHDTAMHDNVTDMESVVVWNEEKEEITIFAVNRNLKDDLELTTDLRGFEGYKLIEHIVLESSDMNLTNSAGGQLVAPKTCSQSEMDDGIMTSLLHAASWNVIRLGAR
- a CDS encoding alpha-L-arabinofuranosidase C-terminal domain-containing protein; this translates as MSDSIMKLYGTRQRVTGKRNPMIYGHFIEHFHRQIYGGVYDPGNPLSDEDGFRSDVIEAMKKIKVPVLRWPGGCFVSSYHWKDAVGKNRVPLFDKAWRVEDPNSFGTDEYIRLCRKIGCEPYICTNAGTGTAEEMSDWVEYCNLENEGQYAKWRIQNGFPQPHKVRYWSIGNENYGFWEIGAKTADEWGHLVCEAAKMIKHVDPDTELTAAALTDLRWNINLLESSGQFLDWISIHEYWDAIHQTNDYADYEAVCAYTNNIDHSIREVRGLLAAMKLDKKIRIAFDEWNLRGWYHPNVHTIEQGRTKEDYLYPRDKNDENSRYTMADAVFTACFLNACNRHCDIVGMANFAPIVNTRGCIFTYPEGIVLRTTYHVFDLYVNYLGDTVLDGWCADMPCMTVRDKQGGTQETDICDFVVTCFSDREGLAVALVNKDPAEEQSVQLMLEGAGEAVLYYIAGDSTEAYNDIGHTEVTIQRETLGAYTPGMTVHLKPHMVGVLQIG